A single region of the Palaemon carinicauda isolate YSFRI2023 chromosome 17, ASM3689809v2, whole genome shotgun sequence genome encodes:
- the LOC137656386 gene encoding zinc finger BED domain-containing protein 5-like encodes MKPRNLRIHLEKKHTGKKDHPVEYFKKLRDDFQTRKTVSQVFNNKVSKMCYGLLASYEISKIIAKAESHNVGETLILPAVSVIISSVMKQNTSEIINVLPLSNSSVSRRIDAMAEDVEKQLISYLQVEQFALQLDESTLRDNEAILLAYVRFNSEGRKEEMLFATSLVTDTK; translated from the coding sequence ATGAAACCTCGGAACCTAAGAATCCATCTAGAAAAGAAGCACACAGGAAAGAAAGATCACCcagtagaatactttaaaaaacttCGTGATGATTTCCAAACTAGAAAAACAGTGTCTCAAGTGTTTAATAACAAAGTGAGTAAAATGTGTTATGGTTTACTGGCATCATATGAAATTAGCAAAATAATAGCAAAAGCAGAATCCCATAATGTTGGTGAAACACTAATTCTACCTGCAGTGTCAGTTATAATTTCGTCAGTTATGAAACAAAATACAAGTGAAATTATTAATGTCCTCCCTTTAAGCAACTCTTCTGTGTCACGACGCATTGATGCAATGGCAGAGGATGTAGAAAAACAATTGATATCCTATTTGCAAGTGGAACAGTTTGCCCTTCAACTTGATGAATCCACTTTAAGAGATAATGAGGCCATTTTATTGGCATATGTTAGATTTAACAGTGAAGGACGCAAAGAGGAGATGCTTTTTGCTACAAGTCTTGTGACAGACACAAAATGA